The sequence below is a genomic window from Phoenix dactylifera cultivar Barhee BC4 chromosome 8, palm_55x_up_171113_PBpolish2nd_filt_p, whole genome shotgun sequence.
TGCAAACGGTAGCGAAGGGCTTCGATGGATGGCTCTATCATTTGAAGGAATGGCTCTGATATTCCCATCAATCACCTTGCCGATCTCCATCTATCATTTGTGGGAAAAATTGAGCTCAATCTATGGCGTGGAACGTTGCTTTCAGCAGTGGGAATGGGTGGAGCCTAGACATTGGTTTAATTTATATGGAACGGAACGAAATGTCCATGTGTCGATGCTGGCACAGGAGCTTGCTTCCCGTGCGATGCTTTGCGCCTATCCGCATGCCCTTCCCCTACACCGTCGCGATTGCTTCCTATGTTCCATTCcaagatatttatttttctaccaCTAGAGGCCAAGAAAGTTACAGGTGAAAAAAGACTATGTCGTGAGTTTGGACCACTTTGTATGCAGACTGGATAGCTAAAGCTAAGGAGGTTCGAGGCACTTCAAGCTCAGGTGAATTGTGGCGTCACTTGATAGAAGTTCGGCATTCCTACGGATAGGGGTTCCCATTGGAAACGGATGCGAGTCTGTTATAATCTCACAACGGCAATACTTCTTCCCTGAAGGCCTGAAATAATCTGGCACTTTGGTCCGAGCCAGGGAAAAAGAGGCGAAGAACAAAAATTGGTATAAGGTCTTAAGTCACTCCTATTTCCAGTTCTCCGTGCTTCTCTCCTGGCTTTAGAGATGAACTAGCCAGAGTTGTTTGTTTCTTGGCCACTCTTCATCAATAATCCACGCTCTAGCCTCTGTATATTCATGTTAAAACTACACATTCATTGCATGAGCAGTAATTTCTTGCATTTTGGAAAGGGCACTAACTGTGAGAATCCATGCGGGTGtttatttagtcccacattggttattcgctaaagagatcttgggtatttatatagaATTGAAGACTCAAAAAATGCCTTTTTACTAGCCTTTTTGAATAACATCATGAGCTGTGAAACTAACTTTGGTCTTCTTTCATTGCCGATATTTTAGACCATGGAGACAAAATCTGTAGGGTAATCCGGTCAATCATGCTCCCaattttttgttcttctctGCATACTTTAGAAGAATACCAAACACAACAAGTGCATAAAGAGGCAAATGCGATCACAATTTGTTCTTCTGCGTACTTTAGAAGATACCAAATACAACATATGTATAGAGAGGCAAATGCGATCACAATGAGACCTAGCTTTTCCTATTGATCTACGATTGTTCATTTACAAGAACGTGCAGTATGCATATATGGGCTTATTGGACAATAAGGATTACTAGATACATGGTTTTCCAACAAAACAACTGAGTGTGCCAGAATCTGCAGTCAATGATGGCACCGTTGATCCCTTGGCAACCTTAAACTTTTGTGATGGAGAATAACCTGGAGCAGAACTCCCTGATCCTGATTGAACAAAGTATGCACCATTTAAGAAATAATCTTTTGAAGATCTCCAATTCCATTTCTTCGATCCACCTTTCACCCGCCGAGTGACCTAAAATAGGCGTGCACATACAAACATTTATCAATTCAAATTGAACGATATGTTGCATCAGTACTTTTCTAATCAATATGGGGACATGATGATGCAAATCTTTATTGATGAAATACTGTTACagtttcaatatatatatatatatatatatatatatatatatatatatatatatatatatatatattagctaGTATGTAGGTATACAATCATTAGCCATCTAGATGGGCGCTTGTTTCAGAATACATGCAAGCTGCTATGCATTTAATCGGCTATCAACGAATCATGCAAATTAAAAAATTGCAGATTAGCGAGCATACCTTGTAATTGCTTCAAACTTATCCTTTCCTTGATTGAATAATTTTGTTAAACACAAGGCATTAGTAGCTGTTGTTGACTTTGGCTATAAGATCTTTTATTGCATCGTTGCTAAATATTGTCTTTATCCTATCTGAGATGATTCAAATTTTTGCCTCAGTTCACCAATGACCTTCCATATGGcgaagattctttttttttccccttttagcAAATTAACTTATATGATGAGGAGCGATGCACAGAGATCTAGCGAGAGACAGAGAAAAAGATCTTACTTCCTTGAGCTTGGGATTATCCGGAGCACGGTAGTAGTTTCCCTCGCTAAGGATGGTGGGATTGGAACTCCCTCCTACAGCATATATCCCCCATCCGTCGTATCTGTTGTTCGCTATATGAGCATATCCTGTCCTGACCCTACTCATGCATACGTCCACCAGGAGAGTCATTAATTAACAAGTAAAGAGGCATTTTCCTTAAGAAAAAATGCAAATAGTCATGTAATCGTAGCTAATAGATTTAACGTTGGCACGTCGAGCTGAAGTACCATGGAGACTACAGCATGTCTCCCTCAATTACCTCGGCATCCTCTGGACCAAGTGCGGTCCAAAACGGTTGAAGACTACCGTCACCTTCATCACCTTGTCCGCATCAAACCCGTCCTGATGCCCAAGCAACAACACCTGCACCAGTTTGTAAAGATTATTCCGATATACATTAATCCACCTGCAAACTTCTAAACAATTTCTCTTATAGCTTTTCTGAACATCAGTTTCGATACTTTATTATGATCtgagaagaagttgttggagatgGTGACTGCAGTAGAACCATGAACTACATCGATGAGTCCATCCGTGGAATGAGACAGCTTGCAGTGGTCGATCCACACGTGCGACGAAGCAAATATGGTGATGGCATCCCCATCCTGGCCTCCCCGGTGCTCCACATGCGTCGGGGACCTACGGACCATGCCCGGCTTCCCACGAGTGCAGTGATGGATGCGTAGCCCGTGGATTATGACATGGTTCGCTTCATGTATCCTGATGCATGGCCCCTTCGCGATCGCCACCTTGGCCCCCCTCCCGTCGATAGTCTTGAAGCTGTTCATGAAGAGCTCGTTCTCAAGTTTAATGACCATGTCCTTCTTAAAGACTATCCACAGAGGCTTCGTCAGGATGGCACCGTAGCGGAGGGTGCCCGGCTTCGGGTTCTCGGCATCGTCGGAGGGGTCGGTGACCGTATAGATTGCTCCATTTTTTCCTCCCAACGCACCCTTGCCGAAGCCCACAGCGCAGTCGGCCAAGCGTTTACGGTTGGATGCCCATCCCGGATTGGAACGCCAACAAGCATCGATCtggttcttgttcttcttggagagatggggTGGCGAGTGGCCGGTGGTGGTGGTGTGGCTTGCCGCGGAGAAAAGAGGGACGAGAGCCGAGCAAAAGAATAGATATGAAGCCAAGGTGTAAAGAAGGGCCATGTCGCGAGGGTGGAATAGCACGCCCGAGGATGGGGAATGGAGAGGATCCGAACTTACGGGGAGGATTTATAAATAAGGTAATCAAGTCTGACGTTGGCAATGATAAAAGTTGGTTTAATGCGATAGGATGATCTATTACGCATTCGTAGCTTCCGTTTCCAGCCCTGCTACCTCTGTTAAGAGATGCGTCTAAGTTACTCAAATGTGGCACGACCATCGGATCATGCAAAGAGATGCGTGAAAATGCATGATAAATTAAGCAGTTTTGTCTATATGTATTATGATTCAGATCTGGAGCATGATTTGTCCCATCTTGGTGTCTATATGTGTCACGATTCAGATCCGAAGCATGACAAGTTGCACTCTAGATCCGGAGCGTGATATGGTCGTGCTACCGAGAGGTACAACCCAAAATAACACGAAACCATTATTATATTTAGCTTTTAACTTTAtctcaaatataataaaataaatagaaatctaattttattatttattaaataaaaattggTTCAGAgcatttaaatttaaacttaaaTACCAAACCCATAATTCTCACTATTCAGAAAAATCGTTAATTACAAATTCATAatcaactaaagaacttaagTTCTGCCCTGCTATATAGATCGTCAAGCTTGCTAGCGCGAACTTGAAGTCTCGACAATCTTTTGTTCCTATTGACCTTATTTGtctggagagagaaaaagaaaaatagtggTATATAAGAGATACAGCTCATAAACCTTCCACTATTTTTGGAAGTTATCATCAGATTGATCATATTTTATGGATTCTTTTTATAGGTTCATCAATCATAGAGGAATTAAATATCCCTATTATAAGGTCACTTGGAATGCGGAGATGCTGGAGAAAGTGAAAGTGTTCTTATGGTTGGCATTTAGGAATAAGCTTTATAGGGGAAATTCTCGGTTGGAAGAGGGTGGAACGTGAGCTCAAGTCGTGTTTTTTATGGAGGTAGAGTTGAATCCATCGAtcattgttttttgtttttttttgttaggaCGGATGTATCACATAATACAGGTGCGATTTTTTTGCTAGGATGAATGCATCATATAATGCGGGTGCGAATACATTCAAAAAAACGGAAAAATAACAAGTTTTGGAGCGCACCGGATAATTCCTTCTCCTCCACCCAAAGAGTATTGCCAAAATAGTTGGCCACATAATGTCGCGAATACTCCCGTAACACTATCTGCAAGCATCCCTTGCTATAATTCCAAGCTTATGGTTGTTATATTTTACAAAGTCGCAGTTTATAGTGTTCATCCGGTGGGTGGGAATTTGGGGAAGAGTAAATTTGTAAACTTCGCTACGCCTCCCTTAGTGTAAGGTGGGGACGTACGTGCGAACCT
It includes:
- the LOC120111589 gene encoding putative pectate lyase 2 isoform X1, encoding MALLYTLASYLFFCSALVPLFSAASHTTTTGHSPPHLSKKNKNQIDACWRSNPGWASNRKRLADCAVGFGKGALGGKNGAIYTVTDPSDDAENPKPGTLRYGAILTKPLWIVFKKDMVIKLENELFMNSFKTIDGRGAKVAIAKGPCIRIHEANHVIIHGLRIHHCTRGKPGMVRRSPTHVEHRGGQDGDAITIFASSHVWIDHCKLSHSTDGLIDVVHGSTAVTISNNFFSDHNKVLLLGHQDGFDADKVMKVTVVFNRFGPHLVQRMPRVRTGYAHIANNRYDGWGIYAVGGSSNPTILSEGNYYRAPDNPKLKEVTRRVKGGSKKWNWRSSKDYFLNGAYFVQSGSGSSAPGYSPSQKFKVAKGSTVPSLTADSGTLSCFVGKPCI
- the LOC120111589 gene encoding putative pectate lyase 2 isoform X2; this translates as MALLYTLASYLFFCSALVPLFSAASHTTTTGHSPPHLSKKNKNQIDACWRSNPGWASNRKRLADCAVGFGKGALGGKNGAIYTVTDPSDDAENPKPGTLRYGAILTKPLWIVFKKDMVIKLENELFMNSFKTIDGRGAKVAIAKGPCIRIHEANHVIIHGLRIHHCTRGKPGMVRRSPTHVEHRGGQDGDAITIFASSHVWIDHCKLSHSTDGLIDVVHGSTAVTISNNFFSDHNKVLLLGHQDGFDADKVMKVTVVFNRFGPHLVQRMPRVRTGYAHIANNRYDGWGIYAVGGSSNPTILSEGNYYRAPDNPKLKEPILGHSAGERWIEEMELEIFKRLFLKWCILCSIRIREFCSRLFSITKV